A region from the Anaeromyxobacter diazotrophicus genome encodes:
- the tuf gene encoding elongation factor Tu: protein MAKEKFERNKPHVNVGTIGHVDHGKTTLTAAITKVAAAKGMASFMAYDQIDKAPEERERGITIATAHVEYQTEKRHYAHVDCPGHADYVKNMITGAAQMDGAILVVSAADGPMPQTREHILLARQVGVPYIVVYLNKCDMVDDKELLDLVELEVRELLTKYEFPGNEIPIVKGSALKALEGDKGDLGEPSIGRLMDAVDSYIPTPKRATDKPFLMPVEDVFSISGRGTVATGRVERGVIKVGEEVEIVGIKPTAKTVVTGVEMFRKLLDEGQAGDNIGALLRGLKREEVERGQVLAKPGSITPHTKFKGEVYVLTKEEGGRHTPFFNGYRPQFYFRTTDVTGTMTLPKGVEMVMPGDNVSVEVELITPVAMEKELRFAIREGGRTVGAGVVAEVIQ from the coding sequence ATGGCCAAGGAAAAGTTCGAGCGCAACAAGCCGCACGTGAACGTGGGGACGATCGGGCACGTCGACCACGGGAAGACGACGCTCACGGCTGCCATCACGAAGGTGGCGGCGGCGAAGGGCATGGCGAGCTTCATGGCGTACGATCAGATCGACAAGGCCCCCGAGGAGCGGGAGCGCGGCATCACGATCGCGACGGCGCACGTGGAGTACCAGACGGAGAAGCGGCACTACGCGCACGTCGACTGCCCGGGCCACGCGGACTACGTGAAGAACATGATCACCGGCGCGGCGCAGATGGACGGCGCCATCCTGGTGGTCTCGGCGGCGGACGGCCCGATGCCGCAGACGCGCGAGCACATCCTGCTCGCCCGGCAGGTGGGCGTGCCGTACATCGTGGTCTACCTGAACAAGTGCGACATGGTGGACGACAAGGAGCTGCTCGACCTGGTGGAGCTGGAGGTCCGCGAGCTCCTGACGAAGTACGAGTTCCCGGGGAACGAGATCCCGATCGTGAAGGGGTCGGCGCTGAAGGCGCTCGAGGGCGACAAGGGCGACCTGGGCGAGCCGTCGATCGGTCGGCTGATGGACGCGGTGGACAGCTACATCCCGACGCCGAAGCGCGCGACGGACAAGCCGTTCCTGATGCCGGTCGAGGACGTGTTCTCGATCTCGGGGCGCGGGACGGTGGCGACGGGGCGCGTGGAGCGCGGCGTCATCAAGGTGGGCGAGGAGGTCGAGATCGTCGGCATCAAGCCCACGGCGAAGACGGTGGTGACGGGCGTGGAGATGTTCCGCAAGCTGCTCGACGAGGGGCAGGCGGGCGACAACATCGGGGCGCTGCTGCGCGGCCTGAAGCGCGAGGAGGTGGAGCGCGGTCAGGTGCTGGCGAAGCCGGGGTCGATCACGCCGCACACGAAGTTCAAGGGCGAGGTGTACGTCCTGACGAAGGAGGAGGGCGGTCGTCACACGCCGTTCTTCAACGGGTACCGGCCGCAGTTCTACTTCCGGACGACGGACGTGACCGGGACGATGACGCTGCCGAAGGGCGTGGAGATGGTGATGCCGGGGGACAACGTGTCGGTGGAGGTGGAGCTCATCACCCCCGTCGCCATGGAGAAGGAGCTCCGGTTCGCCATCCGTGAAGGCGGCCGTACGGTCGGCGCGGGCGTGGTGGCCGAGGTCATCCAGTAG
- the rplN gene encoding 50S ribosomal protein L14: MIQQQTMLDVADNSGAKRVMCIKVLGGSRRRYASIGDVIVVAVKEAIPAAKVKKGEVARAVIVRTSREVKRPDGSYIRFDGNSAVLINKDLEPIGTRIFGPVARELRARKFMKIISLAPEVL, encoded by the coding sequence ATGATCCAGCAGCAGACGATGCTCGACGTGGCCGACAACTCCGGCGCGAAGCGCGTCATGTGCATCAAGGTCCTGGGCGGCTCGCGCCGCCGCTACGCCTCCATCGGCGACGTCATCGTGGTCGCCGTCAAGGAGGCCATCCCGGCGGCCAAGGTGAAGAAGGGCGAGGTGGCGCGCGCCGTCATCGTCCGCACCAGCCGCGAGGTGAAGCGGCCGGACGGCAGCTACATCCGGTTCGACGGCAACTCGGCGGTCCTCATCAACAAGGACCTCGAGCCGATCGGCACCCGCATCTTCGGCCCGGTGGCCCGCGAGCTCCGCGCCCGCAAGTTCATGAAGATCATCTCGCTCGCGCCGGAGGTCCTCTAG
- the fusA gene encoding elongation factor G translates to MARTTPLERYRNFGIMAHIDAGKTTTTERILFYTGVTHKIGEVHEGTAVMDWMEQERERGITITSAATTAFWREHRLNIIDTPGHVDFTIEVERSLRVLDGACAVFDAVNGVEPQSETVWRQADKYEVPRICFINKMDRVGADFFMSVGTIKEKLGAKPVPLHLPIGAEDKFRGMVDLVKMKGITFDDETMGAKYQEIEIPAELVEQAKEYRAALEESVAEVDDELMAKYLDGHSLTNDEVKRALRKGTIGLKFFPVLCGTAFKNKGVQQILDAVVDYLPSPLDVPPIKGVNPKGVQVVRGTSDSEPFAALAFKLMNDPFVGNLTFIRVYSGKLEAGSYVYNATKDKKERVGRLLQMHANKREEIKEVLAGDIAAAVGLRSSTTGDTLCTEDEPVILEQMVFPEPVISVAVEPKTKGDSDKMGLALQRLQMEDPSFRVHTDEETGQTIMRGMGELHLEILVDRMLREFKVEANVGKPQVAYRETITKRVESEGRYIRQTGGRGQYGHCWLRLIPQEPGAGFSFENETVGGSIPKEFIAPIEKGIVEAMQGGVLAGFPMVDIKVEVFDGSFHDVDSSEMAFKIAGSMGFKDGAAKAGPVLLEPIMDVEVLTPDEYMGDVIGDINSRRGKIHGMAPRAGIQVITAQVPLAQMFGYATDLRSKTQGRATYTMQFAHYAQVPASIAETIVTKSKGAAVAK, encoded by the coding sequence ATGGCCCGCACCACTCCGCTCGAGCGTTACCGCAACTTCGGCATCATGGCGCACATCGATGCCGGCAAGACGACCACGACCGAGCGGATCCTCTTCTACACGGGCGTCACCCACAAGATCGGCGAGGTCCATGAAGGCACGGCCGTCATGGACTGGATGGAGCAGGAGCGCGAGCGCGGCATCACCATCACCTCCGCCGCGACCACCGCCTTCTGGCGCGAGCACCGCCTCAACATCATCGACACCCCCGGCCACGTCGACTTCACCATCGAGGTGGAGCGCTCGCTCCGCGTCCTCGACGGCGCCTGCGCCGTGTTCGACGCGGTGAACGGCGTCGAGCCCCAGTCCGAGACGGTGTGGCGGCAGGCGGACAAGTACGAGGTCCCCCGCATCTGCTTCATCAACAAGATGGACCGCGTCGGCGCCGACTTCTTCATGTCGGTCGGCACCATCAAGGAGAAGCTCGGCGCGAAGCCGGTGCCGCTCCACCTCCCGATCGGCGCCGAGGACAAGTTCCGCGGCATGGTCGACCTCGTCAAGATGAAGGGCATCACCTTCGACGACGAGACGATGGGGGCGAAGTACCAGGAGATCGAGATCCCCGCCGAGCTGGTCGAGCAGGCGAAGGAGTACCGCGCCGCCCTCGAGGAGTCCGTCGCCGAGGTGGACGACGAGCTCATGGCGAAGTACCTCGACGGCCACTCGCTCACGAACGACGAGGTCAAGCGCGCCCTGCGCAAGGGTACCATCGGGCTCAAGTTCTTCCCGGTGCTGTGCGGCACCGCCTTCAAGAACAAGGGCGTGCAGCAGATCCTGGACGCCGTCGTCGACTACCTGCCGAGCCCGCTCGACGTCCCGCCGATCAAGGGCGTGAACCCGAAGGGCGTCCAGGTCGTCCGCGGCACCTCCGACTCCGAGCCGTTCGCCGCGCTGGCGTTCAAGCTCATGAACGACCCGTTCGTCGGCAACCTCACCTTCATCCGCGTCTACTCCGGCAAGCTCGAGGCCGGGTCGTACGTCTACAACGCGACCAAGGACAAGAAGGAGCGCGTCGGTCGCCTCCTCCAGATGCACGCCAACAAGCGCGAGGAGATCAAGGAAGTCCTCGCCGGCGACATCGCGGCCGCGGTCGGCCTGCGCTCCTCCACCACCGGCGACACGCTCTGCACCGAGGACGAGCCGGTCATCCTGGAGCAGATGGTGTTCCCGGAGCCGGTCATCTCGGTCGCCGTCGAGCCGAAGACCAAGGGCGACTCCGACAAGATGGGCCTCGCCCTGCAGCGCCTCCAGATGGAGGACCCCTCGTTCCGCGTCCACACCGACGAGGAGACGGGTCAGACCATCATGCGCGGGATGGGCGAGCTCCACCTCGAGATCCTCGTCGACCGCATGCTCCGCGAGTTCAAGGTCGAGGCGAACGTCGGCAAGCCGCAGGTCGCCTACCGCGAGACCATCACCAAGAGGGTCGAGTCGGAGGGCCGCTACATCCGGCAGACCGGCGGCCGCGGCCAGTACGGCCACTGCTGGCTGCGCCTCATCCCGCAGGAGCCGGGCGCCGGCTTCTCCTTCGAGAACGAGACGGTGGGCGGCTCCATCCCCAAGGAGTTCATCGCCCCCATCGAGAAGGGCATCGTCGAGGCGATGCAGGGCGGCGTGCTGGCCGGCTTCCCGATGGTCGACATCAAGGTCGAGGTCTTCGACGGCAGCTTCCACGACGTCGACTCGTCCGAGATGGCGTTCAAGATCGCCGGCTCCATGGGCTTCAAGGACGGCGCCGCCAAGGCGGGCCCGGTCCTGCTCGAGCCGATCATGGACGTCGAGGTGCTGACGCCCGACGAGTACATGGGCGACGTCATCGGCGACATCAACTCGCGCCGCGGCAAGATCCACGGCATGGCCCCGCGCGCCGGCATCCAGGTCATCACCGCCCAGGTGCCGCTGGCCCAGATGTTCGGCTACGCCACGGACCTTCGGTCGAAGACCCAGGGCCGCGCCACCTACACCATGCAGTTCGCGCACTACGCGCAGGTCCCCGCCAGCATCGCGGAGACCATCGTCACCAAGTCGAAGGGCGCCGCCGTCGCGAAGTAG
- the rplB gene encoding 50S ribosomal protein L2, whose product MGLKSYKPTSAGRRLMTVSDFAEITKSKPEKKLTKAIRKTGGRNAHGHITTRHMGGGHKRRYRVIDWRREKDGVPAKVAAIEYDPNRTARIALLHYKDGEKRYILAPVGLNVGDVLLSGDGVDIRPGNALPIRSIPVGTVLHNLEAQPGSGGQLIRSAGSFGQLMAKEGAYAQIRMPSGEVRMVLQDCKATIGQLSNIESASVRVGKAGKSRWLGIRPTVRGLAMNPVDHPHGGGEGKSGQGNPHPVSPWGQKTKGLKTRNNRRTDKLIVTRRQPGIRNRPH is encoded by the coding sequence ATGGGCCTCAAGAGCTACAAGCCTACGAGCGCCGGGCGGCGCCTCATGACGGTCTCCGACTTCGCGGAGATCACCAAGTCGAAGCCCGAGAAGAAGCTCACCAAGGCGATCCGCAAGACGGGCGGGCGCAACGCGCACGGCCACATCACGACCCGCCACATGGGCGGCGGCCACAAGCGCCGCTACCGCGTCATCGACTGGCGGCGCGAGAAGGACGGCGTGCCGGCCAAGGTCGCGGCCATCGAGTACGACCCGAACCGGACCGCCCGCATCGCGCTGCTCCACTACAAGGACGGCGAGAAGCGCTACATCCTGGCCCCGGTCGGCCTGAACGTGGGCGACGTGCTCCTCTCCGGCGACGGCGTCGACATCCGCCCCGGGAACGCGCTCCCCATCCGCTCCATCCCGGTCGGCACCGTCCTCCACAACCTGGAGGCGCAGCCGGGCTCGGGCGGGCAGCTCATCCGCTCCGCCGGCTCCTTCGGCCAGCTCATGGCGAAGGAGGGCGCCTACGCCCAGATCCGCATGCCGTCGGGCGAGGTCCGGATGGTCCTGCAGGACTGCAAGGCCACCATCGGCCAGCTCTCCAATATCGAGAGCGCCTCGGTGCGCGTGGGCAAGGCCGGCAAGAGCCGCTGGCTGGGCATCCGCCCCACCGTCCGCGGCCTGGCCATGAACCCGGTCGACCACCCGCACGGCGGCGGCGAGGGCAAGTCGGGGCAGGGCAACCCGCACCCGGTCTCGCCCTGGGGCCAGAAGACGAAGGGCCTCAAGACCCGCAACAACCGCCGCACCGACAAGCTCATCGTCACCCGCCGCCAGCCCGGCATCCGCAACCGGCCGCACTAG
- the rplX gene encoding 50S ribosomal protein L24, with translation MQIRKGDTVKVIAGKDKGKSGKVLEVLREKGRVRVDKVQVVKRHLKKGRNPSNPEGGIIEQNGTIAISNVMVVGAGDKPARKEKIAREHGAKEKARREKRAAAK, from the coding sequence ATGCAGATCCGCAAGGGCGACACGGTCAAGGTCATCGCCGGCAAGGACAAGGGCAAGTCGGGCAAGGTGCTCGAGGTCCTGCGCGAGAAGGGCCGGGTCCGGGTGGACAAGGTCCAGGTCGTGAAGCGGCACCTCAAGAAGGGCCGCAACCCCTCGAACCCCGAGGGCGGCATCATCGAGCAGAACGGCACCATCGCCATCTCGAACGTGATGGTGGTGGGCGCGGGCGACAAGCCGGCGCGCAAGGAGAAGATCGCCCGCGAGCACGGCGCCAAGGAGAAGGCGCGGCGCGAGAAGCGGGCGGCCGCGAAGTAG
- a CDS encoding 50S ribosomal protein L23, translating into MMLADQDVVKRPLITEKSERGREAAQQYAFEVHRDATKIQVKGAVEKLFGVHVTAVRTSIARGKNKRVGRNLGRRPNWKKAIVTLKEGETISLFEGA; encoded by the coding sequence ATGATGCTCGCCGATCAGGACGTGGTGAAGCGTCCGCTCATCACCGAGAAGTCCGAGCGCGGCCGCGAGGCGGCGCAGCAGTACGCCTTCGAGGTGCACCGCGACGCGACCAAGATCCAGGTGAAGGGCGCGGTCGAGAAGCTCTTCGGCGTCCACGTGACCGCCGTCCGCACCTCGATCGCCCGCGGCAAGAACAAGCGCGTCGGCCGGAACCTCGGCCGCCGCCCCAACTGGAAGAAGGCCATCGTGACCTTGAAGGAAGGCGAGACCATCTCGCTCTTCGAGGGCGCGTAG
- the rpmC gene encoding 50S ribosomal protein L29, which translates to MATAKELKELQPQELAERAKELKRSLFEMKSKHNTGVLDSTADLKKARKDVARCFTVKRQQELAAQAAGKKEQA; encoded by the coding sequence ATGGCCACCGCCAAGGAGCTGAAGGAGCTGCAGCCGCAGGAGCTCGCCGAACGGGCGAAGGAGCTCAAGCGGTCGCTCTTCGAGATGAAGTCCAAGCACAACACCGGCGTGCTCGACTCCACCGCCGACCTGAAGAAGGCGCGCAAGGACGTGGCGCGCTGCTTCACGGTCAAGCGGCAGCAGGAGCTCGCGGCGCAGGCGGCCGGGAAGAAGGAGCAGGCATGA
- the rpsJ gene encoding 30S ribosomal protein S10 gives MATQKIRIRLKAYDYKLLDQSAGEIVETAKRTGAKVAGPIPLPTRINKFTVLRSPHVDKKSREQFEIRTHKRLLDILEPTPQTLDALMKLDLSAGVDVEIK, from the coding sequence ATGGCGACTCAGAAGATCAGGATCCGGCTCAAGGCCTACGACTACAAGCTGCTCGACCAGTCGGCCGGTGAGATCGTGGAGACGGCGAAGCGGACCGGCGCCAAGGTGGCCGGCCCCATCCCGCTCCCCACCCGGATCAACAAGTTCACCGTCCTCCGCAGCCCGCACGTCGACAAGAAGTCGCGCGAGCAGTTCGAGATCCGCACGCACAAGCGGCTGCTCGACATCCTCGAGCCGACGCCGCAGACGCTCGACGCGCTGATGAAGCTCGACCTGTCGGCCGGCGTCGACGTGGAGATCAAGTAG
- the rpsQ gene encoding 30S ribosomal protein S17 — translation MTTETERGSRKTRIGVVVSNKMTKTVVVKVERRVADRKYGKIVMKATKFKAHDEKQECQPGDKVRIEETRPLSKDKRWRVVETLEKAAEV, via the coding sequence ATGACGACGGAGACGGAGCGCGGGAGCCGCAAGACCCGCATCGGCGTGGTCGTCTCGAACAAGATGACGAAGACGGTCGTCGTCAAGGTCGAGCGCCGCGTGGCCGATCGGAAGTACGGCAAGATCGTGATGAAGGCCACCAAGTTCAAGGCGCACGACGAGAAGCAGGAGTGCCAGCCGGGCGACAAGGTGCGCATCGAGGAGACCCGGCCGCTCTCGAAGGACAAGCGCTGGCGGGTGGTCGAGACGCTCGAGAAGGCGGCGGAGGTCTAA
- the rplD gene encoding 50S ribosomal protein L4 — protein MAKFDVYDLEKNKVSEIELADAVFAGEVNEHLFYEVVKAKLASDRSGTHAVKNRSLVSGGGKKPWKQKHTGRARQGSTRASQWVGGGKAMGPKPRDYGYEVPKKVRKAALRSALALRNRDQKLLIVEKWAPDAPKAKAAAQVLKKLGLAKVLVVDAAANVALEQSVRNLRGADFLAAEGLNVYDILKHDALVLTAESAKKLEASLS, from the coding sequence ATGGCCAAGTTCGACGTCTACGACCTCGAGAAGAACAAGGTGAGCGAGATCGAGCTCGCCGACGCCGTGTTCGCCGGTGAGGTGAACGAGCACCTCTTCTACGAGGTGGTCAAGGCGAAGCTCGCCTCCGACCGCTCCGGCACCCACGCCGTCAAGAACCGCTCGCTGGTGTCCGGCGGCGGCAAGAAGCCCTGGAAGCAGAAGCACACCGGCCGCGCCCGCCAGGGCTCGACCCGCGCCAGCCAGTGGGTCGGCGGCGGCAAGGCCATGGGGCCGAAGCCGCGCGACTACGGGTACGAGGTGCCGAAGAAGGTCCGCAAGGCGGCCCTCCGCTCGGCGCTGGCGCTGCGCAACCGCGACCAGAAGCTGCTCATCGTCGAGAAGTGGGCCCCCGACGCCCCCAAGGCCAAGGCCGCCGCCCAGGTGCTGAAGAAGCTGGGCCTCGCCAAGGTGCTGGTGGTGGACGCGGCCGCGAACGTCGCGCTCGAGCAGAGCGTGCGCAACCTCCGCGGCGCCGACTTCCTCGCCGCCGAGGGGCTCAACGTCTACGACATCCTGAAGCACGACGCGCTCGTGCTGACCGCCGAGAGCGCCAAGAAGCTGGAGGCCTCCCTGTCATGA
- the rpsH gene encoding 30S ribosomal protein S8 — MSMTDPIGDMLTRIRNASSARHEKVVVPASGLKARIAEVLREEGYIKEFVRHDDGAQGAITITLKYSADREPAISDIKRVSKPGLRRYVPTDSIPRVLNGMGIAILSTSKGVLVDREARKQKVGGELICTVW; from the coding sequence ATGTCCATGACCGATCCCATTGGCGACATGCTGACGCGCATCCGCAACGCGTCGTCGGCCCGGCACGAGAAGGTGGTCGTCCCCGCTTCCGGCCTCAAGGCGCGCATCGCCGAGGTCCTTCGCGAGGAGGGCTACATCAAGGAGTTCGTCCGGCACGACGACGGCGCGCAGGGCGCCATCACCATCACGCTCAAGTACAGCGCGGACCGCGAGCCGGCCATCAGCGACATCAAGCGGGTGTCGAAGCCGGGCCTGCGCCGCTACGTCCCCACCGACTCCATCCCGCGGGTGCTGAACGGGATGGGGATCGCCATCCTCTCCACGTCGAAGGGCGTGCTGGTGGATCGCGAGGCCCGCAAGCAGAAGGTGGGCGGCGAGCTCATCTGCACCGTCTGGTAG
- a CDS encoding type Z 30S ribosomal protein S14: MAKLSKMAQAKRKLKFPVRQYNRCELCGRPRAFLRKFQMCRICFRKRALQGEITGVIKSSW; encoded by the coding sequence ATGGCGAAGCTTTCAAAGATGGCGCAGGCGAAGCGCAAGCTGAAGTTCCCGGTCCGCCAGTACAACCGCTGCGAGCTCTGCGGCCGCCCGCGCGCGTTCCTGCGCAAGTTCCAGATGTGCCGCATCTGCTTCCGCAAGCGCGCGCTGCAGGGCGAGATCACCGGCGTCATCAAGTCGAGCTGGTAG
- the rpsS gene encoding 30S ribosomal protein S19 codes for MARSIKKGPFADKHLAKKVEDANKGNKKSVIKTWSRRSTILPDFVGHTFAVHNGRKFVPVFVTENMVGHKLGEFAPTRTFHGHSAEKKVAAAPAPAPKK; via the coding sequence ATGGCGCGTTCCATCAAGAAGGGCCCGTTCGCCGACAAGCACCTCGCCAAGAAGGTCGAGGACGCGAACAAGGGCAACAAGAAGTCGGTCATCAAGACCTGGTCGCGGCGGAGCACCATCCTGCCCGACTTCGTCGGCCACACCTTCGCGGTCCACAACGGCCGCAAGTTCGTGCCGGTGTTCGTGACCGAGAACATGGTCGGGCACAAGCTGGGCGAGTTCGCCCCGACGCGCACCTTCCACGGCCACTCGGCCGAGAAGAAGGTCGCGGCGGCGCCCGCCCCCGCCCCGAAGAAGTAA
- the rpsC gene encoding 30S ribosomal protein S3, whose amino-acid sequence MGQKVHPIGFRLGVIRSWESKWYEEKNYAKWLHEDIHLREFVKEKLGQAGISKIEIERAANKVKINVHTARPGIVIGKRGAGIETIKKDLQGLTQNEVYLNVVEVRKAETDAQLVAENIATQLERRIAFRRAMKKSVQTAQKFGAKGIRVACSGRLGGSEMARYEWYREGRVPLHTLRADIDYGFAEAKTTYGKIGCKVWIMRGEVLPASSPARPPRHAGRV is encoded by the coding sequence ATGGGTCAGAAAGTCCATCCGATCGGGTTCCGCCTCGGCGTCATCCGCTCCTGGGAGTCGAAGTGGTACGAGGAGAAGAACTACGCCAAGTGGCTCCACGAGGACATCCACCTGCGTGAGTTCGTGAAGGAGAAGCTCGGCCAGGCCGGCATCTCCAAGATCGAGATCGAGCGGGCGGCGAACAAGGTCAAGATCAACGTCCACACGGCGCGCCCCGGGATCGTCATCGGGAAGCGCGGCGCGGGCATCGAGACCATCAAGAAGGACCTCCAGGGCCTCACGCAGAACGAGGTCTACCTGAACGTGGTCGAGGTCCGGAAGGCCGAGACCGACGCGCAGCTGGTGGCCGAGAACATCGCCACCCAGCTCGAGCGCCGCATCGCCTTCCGCCGCGCCATGAAGAAGTCGGTCCAGACCGCGCAGAAGTTCGGCGCCAAGGGCATCCGCGTCGCCTGCTCCGGCCGCCTGGGCGGCTCCGAGATGGCGCGCTACGAGTGGTACCGCGAGGGCCGCGTGCCGCTGCACACGCTCCGCGCGGACATCGACTACGGGTTCGCCGAGGCGAAGACCACCTACGGCAAGATCGGCTGCAAGGTGTGGATCATGCGGGGCGAGGTCCTGCCGGCTTCGTCGCCGGCGCGCCCCCCGCGCCACGCCGGCCGCGTCTAG
- the rplP gene encoding 50S ribosomal protein L16, which produces MLQPARTKYRKMMKGRMRGKAYRGSELNQGEYGLQATECGWLTSRQIEAARVAMTRFVKRGGKIWIRVFPDKPITKKPAETRMGTGKGNVEYYVAVVKPGRILYEMEGVTDEIAKKAFHLAAHKLPIATKVVKRGATL; this is translated from the coding sequence ATGCTTCAGCCGGCGCGAACGAAATATCGGAAGATGATGAAGGGCCGCATGCGCGGGAAGGCGTACCGCGGCTCCGAGCTCAACCAGGGCGAGTACGGCCTGCAGGCGACCGAGTGCGGGTGGCTGACCAGCCGCCAGATCGAGGCCGCCCGTGTCGCCATGACCCGCTTCGTGAAGCGGGGCGGCAAGATCTGGATCCGGGTCTTCCCGGACAAGCCCATCACCAAGAAGCCCGCCGAGACGCGCATGGGCACCGGCAAGGGCAACGTGGAGTACTACGTCGCCGTCGTGAAGCCGGGCCGCATCCTCTACGAGATGGAGGGCGTCACGGACGAGATCGCCAAGAAGGCCTTCCACCTCGCCGCTCACAAGCTGCCGATCGCGACCAAGGTCGTGAAGCGCGGCGCCACGCTCTAG
- the rplE gene encoding 50S ribosomal protein L5 — MAARLKERFEKEIRPALMKEFGFKNPMQVPRVDKVVVNMGLGEAINNGKIIDASVEQLAQIAGQKPVITKARKSIANFKLRQGQSIGAMVTLRGDRAYEFLDRLLTVALPRVRDFKGVSPKAFDGKGNYTLGVREQIIFPEINYDKVEKIKGMNITVVTTARNDEEGRALLRSLGMPFRQ; from the coding sequence ATGGCAGCACGGCTGAAGGAGCGGTTCGAGAAGGAGATCCGCCCGGCGCTCATGAAGGAGTTCGGGTTCAAGAACCCGATGCAGGTGCCGCGGGTGGACAAGGTCGTCGTGAACATGGGCCTCGGCGAGGCCATCAACAACGGCAAGATCATCGACGCCTCGGTGGAGCAGCTCGCCCAGATCGCCGGCCAGAAGCCGGTCATCACCAAGGCGCGCAAGTCCATCGCGAACTTCAAGCTGCGCCAGGGCCAGTCGATCGGCGCCATGGTCACGCTGCGCGGCGACCGCGCCTACGAGTTCCTGGATCGCCTCCTCACGGTCGCGCTGCCGCGGGTCCGTGACTTCAAGGGCGTCTCGCCGAAGGCGTTCGACGGCAAGGGCAACTACACGCTCGGCGTACGCGAGCAGATCATCTTCCCCGAGATCAACTACGACAAGGTCGAGAAGATCAAGGGCATGAACATCACCGTGGTGACGACGGCCCGCAACGACGAGGAAGGCCGCGCGCTGCTCCGGTCGCTCGGCATGCCGTTCCGCCAGTAG